Proteins encoded within one genomic window of Bombina bombina isolate aBomBom1 chromosome 1, aBomBom1.pri, whole genome shotgun sequence:
- the LOC128645081 gene encoding serine/arginine-rich splicing factor 12-like: MSRYSRPPNSSLFVRNVADATRPEDLRREFGRYGPIVDVYIPLDFYHRRPRGFAYIQFEDVRDAEDALYNLNRKWVCGRQIEIQFAQGDRKIPGQMKTKERRNSSPNDRRRSRSCSRRRTRSRSSSWDRGRRRSGSLKGSKHKRHSYSHSKSRSRTPQRRSRTSQKHSLSKGRSKSPEKSPSRSPPKQSSSGRKSRSGQRRSGSTSKSPSKSPHKKNSNSVSQKEAARRSRSRSRSRSWCYKGKNSSRQSSDDD; encoded by the coding sequence ATGTCTAGATATTCGCGGCCACCCAACTCTTCCCTCTTCGTTAGGAATGTGGCTGATGCCACCAGGCCGGAGGATTTGCGCCGTGAGTTTGGTCGGTATGGCCCAATAGTAGACGTTTACATTCCACTTGACTTCTACCATCGTCGCCCCCGAGGATTTGCTTACATACAGTTTGAAGATGTTCGTGATGCCGAAGATGCCCTTTACAACCTCAATAGAAAATGGGTTTGTGGTCGACAGATTGAAATACAGTTTGCTCAGGGTGACAGAAAAATTCCCGGGCAAATGAAAACTAAGGAACGTCGTAACTCCTCTCCAAATGATCGCAGAAGGTCTAGAAGTTGTAGTAGAAGGAGAACACGTAGCCGAAGCTCCTCTTGGGATCGTGGCAGGAGAAGGTCTGGCAGCTTAAAAGGGTCAAAACACAAAAGGCATTCTTACAGCCATTCAAAGTCCCGCTCAAGGACACCTCAGAGACGTTCAAGAACATCACAAAAGCATTCATTGTCCAAAGGACGCTCCAAATCACCCGAGAAGTCTCCTTCTCGTTCCCCACCTAAGCAGTCTAGCTCTGGGCGAAAGTCTCGATCTGGTCAGAGGCGGTCAGGCTCTACATCAAAATCTCCATCAAAATCTCCCCACAAAAAGAATTCCAACTCTGTGTCACAAAAGGAAGCAGCTAGACGTTCCCGCTCTCGCTCGAGGTCGAGATCCTGGTGTTACAAGGGCAAAAACAGCAGTCGGCAGTCATCTGATGATGATTAG